In Candidatus Schekmanbacteria bacterium RIFCSPLOWO2_02_FULL_38_14, the genomic stretch AAAAAGAGTTTCTTGCAAGATGCATTAAATGCGGTGAGTGTATGAAAGTATGCCCGAACAATGCCATCCATCCATCGCTGCTTGAATCAGGAATTGAAGGAATCTGGTCCCCGATTATAATTCCGAGAATCGGTTACTGTGAATACACATGTGTCCTCTGCAGCCAGGTCTGTCCCACAGGGGCTATAAAGAAAATAACAGAGGAGGAAAAACTTGGAATAAAAACAAAGAAACCAATAAAAATCGGGCTTGCGTTTTACGACAAGGGGAGATGCCTTCCCTGGTCAATGGCAACCCCTTGCATTGTATGTGAAGAGTGGTGCCCGACTCCCAAAAAAGCTATATGGCTTGAAGAAACCCTTGTAACTTCTCCCTCAGGAGAAAAGATAAGGGTCAAGCTTCCCTATGTAAATCCTGAGCTCTGCAATGGATGCGGCGCTTGCGAAACAAAATGCCCAGTTGCTGACAGACCAGCAGTCTATGTTACAAGTATTGGCGAATCAAGGTCAAAAACAAACCAGATTCTGCTGAATCCATATGGAAAGAAGTAAAGGAGTGAATAGTCATTGGCAGGGTGGTGAAAAACTCAATGAATGTCATTGCGAGCGCAGCGAAGCAATCTCGGTTTCTTATAAATCAATTAATTTCAGATTGCTTCGTCACTTCGTTCCTCGCAATGACGGTTAAAAAAGAACTTTTTCAGCAACCTTTTAGCGAATAGTATTTAATGAAAATATTAAAGGAGGATTCTCAATGAAAAAAGGCTTTATTTTCTTTTTAATCTCCGTAGTTTTATCTATTTCCACGATTTCTTTTGCAGAGGAAGAACTCGTAAAACTTTTGCCAGAGCAAATGAAGGGAACACGTTTCAAAACCCCGTATGGGTATAAAATATATGATGACCGTTCTCTTTATGATTATATTGATGGCGGCGCCCCTTTCTACATTGACAAAGGATTCCTGAAATTAATCAACAACGAATATCTTGAGGGTGATGACTCTTTTATAGTTGATATCTATATGATGAAGGATGATAAAAGCGCAGCTAGCCTTTTTAATGCAGTCAAGAAGAAAGACGCAAAGCCGCTCAGGATTGGAAAAGAAGGACAGGAAGGAATAAATCAGGTTGAATTTTTTCAGGATAAATATTTTGTAAGAGTGGCTGCATTTAAAACTGACACCAAAACTAAAGACACAATAAAAAAATTTGCCGAAACGACTTTATCAAACATTACTAACCGTTCAGCAAAACAGAAAAAGAAATAACTCTATATCCTCAGGAGAACAGCTATGAACTCTTCACGGAGAAGTTTTATTAAAAAATCATTTCTCGGCTCTGCATTTCTCGCTGGTTCAAAAATATTAGGAATACCCGCAGATGAACTATTCGCTTCCGATGAAAAAGTTGCAGTTCAACTGAGAAAGGGGATTGGAAATCTATTTTTAAAAAACGGCAAACCATTATTAATTGCTGTTGAAGGCAGCAATAAAACAGAAATGCTTAAAAAAGGAATTGAAAAGCTTGGAGGTTTTGACAAACTGGTTAGAGGAAGAAACGTTATTCTGAAACCAAACGTTGTTGCGCCGGGTCCCTACCCAGTTTCAACCGACCCTGATTTCCTCATTGCTGTAGGAAAAACAGCAATTGATGCAGGAGCAAAGAAGGTTTCAATATTTGATTCTCCCGGACGCTCCGAACGTATTTTCAAACTAATGAACCTTTATGAAAAAACCGCAGGAACTGGAATAGAATTATTACCTATTGATGCAACTGTTGCCAAATTCTTTGTGGCTGTTAAAAATCCCGCATGGGAGATAATGAAAGAAATCAGCATATCAACACATTTGAAAGAAGCTGACGTAATCATAAATGTTCCTGTGGTTAAACGCCATCTTGAAGCCGGTTTCAGCTGCGCAATGAAAAACCATTTCGGTTCTGTCTACGGACCAAACCGCTGGGACCCCCATGCAAAACTCCACAAAGGCGGCTCGTTTAACACATGGGATGAGTCATTTAAGGTTCCATTCAAAAAAATCGCTGCAGAGTTTTCAGATGCTGTCAGGTGCGAGCTAAATATAGTTGATGCGCAGCATCTTCTTATAAAATCAGGGCCTCTTCTTGACGGAGCCGAAATAAAAAAGGATGTGAACAGGCTTATTATTTCCGGAGATATAGTTGCAACTGACGCATACTGTTCATCACTTATGGTTAAGCATGATACAACCTACTCAACTGACTTATGGGAACCTGCAATAAAATATGGTGAAAAGCTCGGACTTGGAATATCAGATATTAAGAAGGTTGAATTAATTGAAATATAAAAAATATTTTCTACTTAGAAATGGATTCTATTGCCTTACGTGTCAGAGCAAATTCTGGATTTATTCTTAAAACAGTCTTAAATTTCTCTTCTGCTTTGTTTAATAAACCCATGTCTCTATACACAACTCCAAGGTTAAAATGGGCTTCTGCGTAATCTGAAAAAACCTCTTTTGCCTTTTTTCGCTGAGCTTTTTCTTCCATAATTTTTTTTAATCAAATTATAATAAAAACTCTTTTGGCAAAATAATCATTTGCTAAGCTTATTAAAAGTATTATAATACCAAAATATTTTCAATAAATTAAGAATTTTTATAAAGGTTTTATAAAATGAAGCGTGAAAATTTTCTTCCCTTTTCTCTGCCTACTATTGAAGAAGATGAGATTTCTGAAGTTGTGGACTCTTTGCGTTCAGGATGGATAACTACCGGTCCTAAGGTAATAAGGTTTGAAGATGATTTTAAAAAGTATATTGGCTCACCTCATGCAATAGCTGTTAACTCAGGAACAGCAGGGCTTCACATATCTCTCATGGCTTCAGGAATATGTGACGGAGATGAAGTTATCACAAGCCCGATGACCTTTGCAGCTACCATAAACACTATTGTTTTGCAGAGAGCAAAACCGGTTTTTGTTGATATAGACCCGGATACGTTTAATATTGATACTGAAATAATTGAAAAGAGAATAACCAGAAGGACAAAAGCGATAATCCCAATCCATATTGCAGGGCAACCCTGCAATATGGATAAAATCATGAATATTGCTAAAAAATATAATCTTATTGTTATTGAAGATGCTGCTCACGCAGTTGGAACTGAGTACAAAAAAATAAAAATTGGCAATATCAGCGATCTTACTGTTTTCAGTTTCCACCCAATAAAAAACATGACTACAGGTGAAGGCGGAATGATAACGATAAAAGATGAAGTGATTGCTGATAAACTCAGGCTATTGAGGTTTCACGGAATAAGCAAAGAGGCATGGAAACGCTACGGGAAAGAAGGTTCCCCTCAGTATGAAATCCTCCTGCCCGGATTAAAATACAATATGCTTGATATCCAGGCAGCAATGGGAATTCACCAGCTAAAAAAACTGGACAGATTTATAGAAACAAGAAAAAATATTGCGCAGAAATACGACAAGGCATTGAAAGACATTCCAGAAGTAATCATTCCCGGAAGAGTTGATTATGAGTGCCTCCATGCCTGGCATCTCTATATAATAAAACTCAGGCTTGAAATGCTCAAAATCAGCAGGAATGAATTTATTGAAGAATTAAAAAAGGAAAATATCGGAACAGGCATACATTTTACCGCTGTTCATCTTAACCCCTTTTACGAAAAAGAGTTTGGGTTTAAAAGAGGGGATTTTCCAAATGCTGAATTTGCCTCTGACAGGATAATCTCTATTCCGCTTTACCCGCGAATGAAGGATGAAGACGTTGATTACGTGATAGACAAAATAAAAAAGATTGTGAAATTAAACAAGAGATAATATAAATAATAAAACTTACAATAAATTACTTTAAGAAAAATGGAAGAAAAACAGGAAATAACAGCAGATAAAAAGAATCATCAATCACCTTACCTTAGCATAGTAGTCCCTGTTTGCAATGAACAGGAAAACCTCGCTCATCTCTACTCAAGATTAAAAAAGACCCTTGATAGCCTCAACTCATCATATGAAATCATTTTCATTGATGATGGCAGCAGGGATAAGTCATGGGACATCCTTGAGGATTTCAGGAACAAGGATAATCTTATAAAAATATTTCAATTTAACCGCAACTATGGTCAGCATACAGCAATTCTTGCAGGTTTTGAACTGTCAAGAGGAGAAGTAATTGTAACCATAGACGCAGACCTTCAGAACCCTCCTGAAGAAATTCCCAAGCTTTTAAAAGAGATTGAAAATGGCCATGACGTTGTTGGAGGATTGAGAAAGAACAGAAAAGACCCTTTTTTAAGAAAATTTATATCCAAGGTAGGTAATAAGGTTCTTGCAAAAATAACTGGAATAAAGCTTAAAGATTACGGGTGCATGTTGAGGGCTTACAGGAAAGAAGTGGTAAAAAGGATATGCGATGTCAATGAGTTCTCAAGTTTTTTTATTCCGGCGCTTGCTTACACATATGCCAACAATCTGATAGAAATCGTTGTAGAACATAATGAGAGGCTTGAGGGAAAATCAAAATATAACTTATTAAAACTTGCAAAGCTTAATTTTGACATTCTGACAAGTTTTTCTCTTATACCAATTCAGATTATAACACTTTTAGGCTTCTTTATTGGTCTGACCGGAGGAACATTTGGGGGAATCCTTATCCTTTTAAAAATATTTTTCAATGCATCAAACGGATTTCTTACCCTTATTTCTATCCTTGCAGCGTTTACAGGACTTCAGGTTTTCCTTCTTGGATTAATAGGTGAATATATTGGAAGAATCTATGTTGAGGTAAGGAAAAGGCCCCGTTATATTATCAACGAAAAAAATAATTCTTGAAAATGCGAATATTAGTTTTTGGTTATCACAATGTTTGCCATGTATGTCTTGAAGAACTTCTCAGACTTGATGAAAACGTAATTGGTATTGTAACCCACAGCGATGACCCAAATGAAAATATATGGTTTAAATCAGTTTATGAATTAGCTGCTAAAAACAATATTCCTGTTTTTTCCCCTTCTGATGTAAAAGAAGACAGTTTTTATGAAACAGTAAAGAAACTTGATCCGGAGATAATTTTTTCATTTTACTATCGCTATATTATACCTGAGAAGATTCTGAAAATACCTCGCTATGGTTCCATAAACCTCCACGGTTCCCTGCTTCCAAAGTACAGAGGGAGATGCCCTGTTAACTGGGTATTGGTAAATGGCGAGAAAATAACAGGTGCGACACTTCACTATATGGAAAAAAGTCCTGACACAGGAGATATAATCTCTCAGAAAGAGGTGCCAATTTCAGATAATGACGATGCCTTTACACTCTTTAATAAAATTACTGAAGCAGCAAATATCCTTTTTAATGAAACATGGCCTCTCATAAAATCAGGGAAATCTAAGAGGATTCCCCAGGACCCGGCAAAGGCAACATATTTTTCAGGAAGGAAACCTGACGACGGACTGATAGACTGGAAAAAAAGTTCAGAAGAAATTCATAACCTGATACGTGCAGTCACACACCCCTATCCCGGAGCATTTACCTTTTATAAAGGGAAAAAGCTATTTATCTGGAAATCAGTATTGATATCAGATATAGATAACTGCAATAAACTCTCAGGAACAATCTTAAAAATTGATAGTGTAAACGGGATGGTTGTCAAAACAGGTACTGATTGCATTGGAATTAAGTCCCTTCAATTTCAGGAAGAAGAAGAGATAAGAGAAAAAAAACTATATAAATATTTCTCTCATACAGAGGGAAAACTTCTCGGAAATTAAATAAATAAGGAGGATTTTCATTGAAAGTATTAATTACAGGAGGAGCAGGTTTTCTGGGGTCCCATCTTGGAGATGCGTTTCTCGCAAAAGGCGATGAGGTCTTTGTTCTTGACCAGGCAAAGGATTTTAAAATCAGGCATAATCTTGGAAACCCAAAGTTCCATTACTTCCAGGACTCAATCCTTAACGAAGAAATACTCGACAGTCTTGTTTTTAAAACAGACCTTATTTATCATATGGCTGCTGTGGTCGGTGTGGAACACTATGTTGGAGACCCATATAATGTCTTAAATGTAAATATCAACGGAACGCAGAACGTCCTGAAGGCTGCTTTCAAATACAACAAGAAGATTATATTCACTTCCACCTCTGAAGTTTATGGCAGGAACCCGAAGGTTCCATTCAGCGAAGACGACGACAGGGTTCTTGGTTCCACAAGAATAGACAGGTGGTGCTATTCCACATCAAAGGCAGCAGGAGAACATTTCTGCTTTGCCTATTATAAAATGGGTTTGCCTGTTGTAATTTTAAGGTATTTCAATGTTTACGGACCAAGACTTGATAAAATTGATGTGGGAAGAATATTAACTATTTTTATGGGGCAGATTTTAAGAAATGAACTCCTCTCTGTCATAGGTGACGGGATGCAGACGAGGTGTTTTACTTATATAGACGACGCAATAAAGGCAACCGTCGCAGCAGGGTTATTAAAGGAGGCTGAAGGAAAGATATTCAATGTCGGGGATGAAAAAGAAACTACAATTAAAGAACTGGCAGAGAGAATGATAAAAATCTCAGGAGCAAATACTACCATAAAATATGTGACAAAAGAATCAGTATACGGAGACAGCTATGAAGATATACAAAGGAGGGTTCCAAAGGTAGAATTAATGAACAATATTTTAAAAGTCCACGCAGAAACTTCTCTTGACGATGGGTTGAGAACGACAATCGAATGGTTTAGAGCCATAGGGAAAAACTTTTAGAAACTGGAAAAGATGAACCTCAGCATAAAAGTTGATGTGGATACCTATCAGGGGATGAAAGAAGGAGTTCCTAACCTTTTAGAAATTTTCGGAAAGATGAAAATCAGGGCTTCATTTTTTATTGCTATGGGCCCTGACAATTCAGGAAAAGCAATCAAAAGAATTTTCAGAAAAGGTTTTTTAAATAAAATGCTCCGCACAAAAGCCCCGAGTGCATACGGGATAAAAACTCTATTATACGGCACTCTCCTCCCGGCACCTCTTATTGGAAAAAACTTTGATGCTCTGTTTCTGGAAATAAAAAATTCAGGGCACGAAGTCGGTATTCACGGGTACGACCATGTAAAATGGCAGGATGAACTGGATTTCATGAATTATAACGAATTTAAGGATGAGTTTAAAAAAGCTGTTGACGAATATATACGCATATTCAAAACCAACCCCACCTCATCAGCTGCCCCTGCATGGAAATGTAATGAAATAAGCTTTTCAATTGAAGATGAAAACAACCTTCTCTATCACAGCGACACAAGAGGGGAGCATCCCTATTTCGTTAAATTCTCATCTTCAATTTTCAAAACCCTTGAGATACCAACTACCCTTCCAACGCTTGATGAGATTTACGGTCTTGAAGGCTTCTCAGAAAATAACATAATCCCCTTCTATCTCTCTCAGCTTAATAACGACAAATTGAATGTTCTGACCATCCATGCTGAAATGGAAGGAAAATGGAAAAAAGAGCTTTTTGAGGAATTTCTAAAAAAAACATCTGAACTTAACTGCAATTTTATTACACTGGAAAAAGCGGCGGGGAAATTAATGGCTTCAAAAGAAAATATTCCTGTCTGCGAAGCATCGCAGTCGGTTATACTTGGAAGAAGCGGCAAGGTCTTCTGCCAAAAACCCTGAATAATGTCTCCAACACACTCTTTTTCAAAAATATATGGAAGAAAACTCAATAAATTCTCACGAAAATAGAATAATCTCTTTATTGCTTATAATCAGCATAATACTCCTTGGCACTTTCCTTCGGATTTTTATGTTAGGAGATATTGGATTTTGGGGAGATGAGATCCAGTCAGTATCATTTGCTAAAAAAAATATATCAACACTGCTGCAGTACATCTCGAAAACAGAATTCTCCCCTCCCTTAAACTACATAGTCCTCCACTTTGCATCTTATTTTGGGAAAAGCGAATTTATATTCAGGCTTCCTCTTGCCCTTTCAGGCATAATAACAATTTATGTAATTTACAAACTTGGCAGCCTGCTTTTTACATCTAAAGAGGGACTGGTAAGCGCATTTTTGCTTGCAATCTCCCCTTTCCATACCCTCTATTCGCGCGATGCCAGAATGTATTCACTGTTCACTCTTTTCTCTTTATCTTCATATCTGTTTTTTTATCTCGCATCAAAAAATAATAAATTGTTTCTATGGATATTATATTCTTTCAGCATCACCCTTTCTCTTTACACTCACTACTTTATGGTTTTTGTAATATTTTCCCAATTTATCATTGTCTTTATCTTTATCTCTGAAGGCGCTCAGTTTTTTGGACGAATAGCCTCAAAATTCTTTTTATCACTCGCTTTTTCTTTCCTGCTCTTTCTACCATGGATTCCATCATTGATCCGACAGTTATCTATCAATCAGCAATTCATCACAAAAGTATCAGTATCAGGAGTTCTCCTGTGGATAATTGATGAAACTTTCAGATGGCTTGGAACAGGAACATTACCCGGAATGTTTTTCTTCTTGCTGATTGTTGCCTCAGGAATTCTTTTTTCTATTAAAACCTTCAGGCACCAGACCTTCCTCCTTTTATCTGCATTCTCAATCCCAATACCTTTTACAATTTTTCTTGTAATATTTCGCAACTGGCTTTTT encodes the following:
- a CDS encoding UDP-4-amino-4,6-dideoxy-N-acetyl-beta-L-altrosamine transaminase, whose protein sequence is MKRENFLPFSLPTIEEDEISEVVDSLRSGWITTGPKVIRFEDDFKKYIGSPHAIAVNSGTAGLHISLMASGICDGDEVITSPMTFAATINTIVLQRAKPVFVDIDPDTFNIDTEIIEKRITRRTKAIIPIHIAGQPCNMDKIMNIAKKYNLIVIEDAAHAVGTEYKKIKIGNISDLTVFSFHPIKNMTTGEGGMITIKDEVIADKLRLLRFHGISKEAWKRYGKEGSPQYEILLPGLKYNMLDIQAAMGIHQLKKLDRFIETRKNIAQKYDKALKDIPEVIIPGRVDYECLHAWHLYIIKLRLEMLKISRNEFIEELKKENIGTGIHFTAVHLNPFYEKEFGFKRGDFPNAEFASDRIISIPLYPRMKDEDVDYVIDKIKKIVKLNKR
- a CDS encoding UDP-4-amino-4-deoxy-L-arabinose-oxoglutarate aminotransferase, producing MEEKQEITADKKNHQSPYLSIVVPVCNEQENLAHLYSRLKKTLDSLNSSYEIIFIDDGSRDKSWDILEDFRNKDNLIKIFQFNRNYGQHTAILAGFELSRGEVIVTIDADLQNPPEEIPKLLKEIENGHDVVGGLRKNRKDPFLRKFISKVGNKVLAKITGIKLKDYGCMLRAYRKEVVKRICDVNEFSSFFIPALAYTYANNLIEIVVEHNERLEGKSKYNLLKLAKLNFDILTSFSLIPIQIITLLGFFIGLTGGTFGGILILLKIFFNASNGFLTLISILAAFTGLQVFLLGLIGEYIGRIYVEVRKRPRYIINEKNNS
- a CDS encoding NAD-dependent dehydratase, with protein sequence MKVLITGGAGFLGSHLGDAFLAKGDEVFVLDQAKDFKIRHNLGNPKFHYFQDSILNEEILDSLVFKTDLIYHMAAVVGVEHYVGDPYNVLNVNINGTQNVLKAAFKYNKKIIFTSTSEVYGRNPKVPFSEDDDRVLGSTRIDRWCYSTSKAAGEHFCFAYYKMGLPVVILRYFNVYGPRLDKIDVGRILTIFMGQILRNELLSVIGDGMQTRCFTYIDDAIKATVAAGLLKEAEGKIFNVGDEKETTIKELAERMIKISGANTTIKYVTKESVYGDSYEDIQRRVPKVELMNNILKVHAETSLDDGLRTTIEWFRAIGKNF